From the Exiguobacterium marinum DSM 16307 genome, the window GTTGTGATAGAGCACATCCATATCAAATCCTCTCGCCCGGCGTGCGACCGCTTCACCAATCCGTCCCATGCCGATAATGCCGAGCTTCGCTTGATAGAGATCCATCCCGACATATCCCATCGGAAGCCAAGACTTCCACTCGCCAGCACGTAAATCACGTTCGGCCTCACCGAGACGTCGGGCCGTCATCATCATCAGTCCAAACGTCAGGTCCGCTGTCGTTTCCGTCAAGACGTCCGGAGTATTCGTCACGATGACCCCGTTCTCTTTCGCTGCGTTCAAGTCGATATTGTTATATCCTACAGCCAAGTTTGAGACGACTTCCAAATTGTTTGCTGTTTCAAACACTTCACGATCAATTGTGTCACTAAGCATCGTCCAAAGTGCATGTGCCGCGGCGGCTTCTTTTAGAAGAACTTCACGTGGGACACTTTGTCCCTCATGTTCCCACATGCGTACGTCATAGTGGTCACGAAGTGTTTCGACTGCCTCTTCAGGCAATCGGCGTGTAATATAGATTCGTTTTTTCAACTTTCTCCCCCTCTCTACACTTACTTGTAGTCTAACAAATGAGAGTCGTTATGACGGTTTATCCGTCTTCGGATTTTGTTTCAAGAACTGTTCGAACAGTGAGCCGAACTCTTGATTCAACAACTGCTCAATCGTTTTCGAAGAATCCATTGCGTTTCGATAAGCGATTTCATTGATGGCCAGACCAATTGCCCATGTGATGCCTGATGCGACGGTCGCGTTAATGACGCCGGCCGCCATATTCGCCCCAGGAAAAAATTTCATTACATTTAACAGAAGAGTCTTCGATAACGTTCGACCGATTTGTGGAATGATTGTGCTTCCGATGAGTGTCTTCAGTAAATCGTCACTTGCTTTCACACCCCAATAGCGGAATAAATGAACGCTCATTGTCACCTGGATAGGTGTCAACGCCACCGCATCTGCAAATGGGAGTGGTACTGCAGCAGCTGTTCCCGCGCTCGCCACATAACCTGAAATGATGCGATTCGCCTTTTTACGCTTTAGCTTAAGCATCGCCTCACTTTCTGCCTGAATTTCCATCAGGAGTCCTTCCTGCAAGGATGCATCTAACTGTTCGACCGACCAAACAATCAATCGCTCCCAATCTACATGTTGTCGCAACGCTTCGTTGTTTATGATTTCTCGGGCGATACTCACTTGGAAGATGGATTCCTCTACTACTATTCCATTCAGTTCATTTCGTAGTGCTGTCAGTTCATCCAGGTCTACTTGATCAATTTGAGTAAATAAGACAGCCACAGCCGTTGATTCACTTAGGCGACGAATGAGCGTTTTATCGAGAGGTGTGACGCGCTTCGTTGCGGCGTTGATGGTATACCACACGAGATGAATTCGATCAGACGCTTCCTTTCGTCTATTATTCTCCACAAAACCGATGACTTCTTCCTCGTAATGTTGCTGTCGCGCACTTCCGATTTCATACCCTTCGCTGTCAAACAAGGTGACCGCAATGTCATCATTTTTATATTGATGAATCCCTCTTGTAACCGGTTCTCCGGCAGCCACTTTCGTCAAATCACGTCCAAACACATAGTTCACGACCGAACTCTTTCCCGCTCCCGTCGCTCCAGCAATGAGGATATTTGGTTTTTTCACATTCCCACGCAGTCGTTCAAGTTCTGCCTTTAAATCATAATCCTTAAAATCAAACCGCTTCGTCGATTCCATTCTCATTTCCCCCTTTATGAGTTAAGCGTTTGTCCCAGCTGGCGCATCTCGCGCTCAAAACCACGTCGAATCTCTTCTTCAATCGTTTGTCTGACGGATGCGTATTGCTGCTCGATGGCTTTTTTAATGCCTCGTTCTGCCGTTCGACGCTTGAATGCCCAGTAAATGAAGTGCACTCCAGGAACCATACCGAGGACCATCTTTCGCACCGTCTTTCCGAACGAATAGTCAAATCCGAGTTCGACTCGCCTTGTCTTGAATAGTTGATTTGCCTGTTCACCGACTAACGGGTACCGTTGCATGAGTTGGATGTAATGACGTACCCCTTCTGCCATCGCATCTTCCGTTGTCAGGGCAGCCTGTTCGAGCGTTTTTTCTAAGTCTTTCTCGATGTTACGCGCTTTCCAGCTGATCATCGCTTGTGGCGTCAGCATGCGAATTTTTTCCGCCGAAGTGATGCTGCGTATTCGCCAATCCTCTAACTCTTCCACCAGATGATTCGTTAGATTGATTGGAAGCTTTCGTTCGATGTCTCTCCAAAGGTTCGTCCGATTACGCTTCCACACCTCTTCATATCCGTTCACCGGGATGCGCTTTCCCGTCAGTAACGTTTTCTCGACACTGTTTACCCGGATGATGTTCTCTTCTTCAATCGGAAGTTCACGCAACAACACTTGTTCCATCGCCGAGGCTTTCTGTACACTCATCGGATCTTCTTCATTGAAGTTGGTTAAAATGAGAGTGACGTTGCTACCTCGTGCATATAGCGGTTTTAAAATCGACTCGAGCTCGTATGCCTCGACTCGTCCCGACTGTACCGACAGCAAGTAGTAAATCGTATGAAACCACTCTGCGATATCGAGCGCCCCTTCGCGCTCATGGACGATAGATAATATTGCTTGGTGCCACTCCTCGGAACGGTCTGCCTCAAGCCCCCATGTATCAAAGAACCGAAACAAGATGCCCCGCTCTAAGTCGTAATACTCGTACTCATGAAGTCCTTCTGAGGTGACCGGACTTCCGGCCCTAGATTCAGCGACGTCGTGTCCGTATATATAGTTAATGAACGCACTCTTTCCAACGCCGGTCTTTCCGGCAATCAAAATATTCGAGACGAGCCCTGTCCGATCCATACGCTACCTCCCCATACGTTGTATAGTTCAATTATACCGAACGGACCGATTTCAAACGTCCATCGAAAGGATGATTCTCATGCTTCACCATGTCGAACTGTACGTATCCAACCTAAATGAAAGTGTACGTGCTTGGGAATGGCTTCTATGTGACCAACTCGGATACACGCTCTATCAATCATGGCCGGAAGGTCGAAGCTATCGTTTCGGCGATACATATCTCGTATTCGTACAGACGGAAGAAGACCATCTCACTCCGTCCTATCACCGAAAAAAGACCGGTCTCAATCATTTGGCGTTTCATGCCACCTCGCTCACACAACTAGAAGATATTCGTCAACAGCTGACGTCACACGGCTTCCAAGAGCTTTACGGAGACCGCTTTCCCCATGCGGGTGGCCCAGACTATACAGCACTGTTTTTCGAAGACCCAGATCGTATCAAAGTTGAACTCGTGGCAACGATGTGAACGGTTTCGTGAGAACTTCTTGAAAGTTTGTGAAAACAATTGCAAACTATACGTCGACCTCCTAGACTGAAAGGGTCTAAAGGAGGTCTTCTTATGGAAAAGCAAGTCATCGATTATATGGAAGAAGCCGCATTTAAAAAATCATCGTTGCTTCAGCATTCATTTTCTAAATATGTGTTACGGTCGATTATCGCCGGCTTTTTAATTGGCATTGGAGTTGTCTTCTCATTCACAGTCGGAAACATGTTCATCGATGTCCCCGGAACGATGCTCATTGCCGGTGCTAGTTTCTCGGTGGCACTCGTCTTCATCGTTTGGATGGGTGGAGAACTATTTACGAGTAATACGATGTATCTCTACACCGGGGCAAAACGGGGACGTGTCGCTTGGTTAGACTTAGCGAAAATATGGGGAATCAGTTGGATCGGCAACTTGATTGGCGCCGTCATTTTATCTCTTCTCGTCATCGGAGCTCACAGTATGGGCGAGGTAACGGGTGATCATTTGCTCGCTGTCGTTGCGGCGAAAAAAATCGGCGGAGATGCCCTTGCGATTTTCCTAAAAGGGATTTTGTGTAACATTCTCGTTTGTCTGGCTATCTTTATGCCACTAAAAACAAATAACGACGTCGCAAAAATCATGCTAACGATGATTCCAGTCGTCGTATTTTTTGCTGCCGGGTTCGAACACTCGATTGCGAACATGGGTGTCTTCGCACTTGCGCTTCACTATGTGCCGTCAGAACTCATCAACTTCAGTGGCGCCCTTTACAATCTATTCTTCGCCACACTCGGTAACATTGTCGGGGGTGCGTTGTTCGTGGCCGGAAGTTACTTGTATTTAAATAAAACTGAAATGGAACAAGCCGTCAAGCCAATCCGTCAACGTGCATAAAAAGACAGGGACCCCAATTAGCAGGGTCCCTGTTTGTTGCGTGATGCATTATGATTTTGAAGCGTCAGCAGCGGCTGTTTGAACAGAACCTTGTGCCACCTCGTCTTCTTCGACGTCCCAGCACTCTGTGTTTTCGATACCGAGTTTACGAGCTGAGAAGCGTGGGTTGAGACCTTGAGCACGTTGCTCTTCGTAGTCTTTAAGAACTTTGAAGGCAACACCACCAAGCAATGTGATGGCTGTGATGTTGATCAATGTCATTCCTGCCATGAAGAGATCAGCGAGGCTCCAAACGAATCCGAGGCTCGCAACCGCTCCGATGAAGACGAATGCCATTGTCGCAAGACGGAATCCAAGGACTGCACCTTTACTCTTCTTGATGAATTCGATGTTCGTTTCACCGTAGTAGTAGCTTCCTGCAATCGAGCTGAATGCGAACAAGAAGACACTGATGGCGATAAATGCCGGGGCGAGTGCTCCGATTTGTTCAGTCAAAGCATTTTGAAGGAGGACAATCCCTTCACCATTCCCTGAAGCGTAGCTATCTGAGAGAAGAATGATGGCTGCAGTTGCTGTACAAACAATCAACGTATCCAAGAATACACCGAGTGATTGAAGGAAACCTTGCTTCGCAGGGTGTGATACTTCAGCTGCTGCTGCAGCGTTCGGTGCAGAACCCATACCAGCTTCGTTCGAGAAGAGTCCACGACGAACACCCATAGAAATCGCGGCACCGATTGAACCGCCGACTGCTTCGTCTAAACCGAATGCACTTTGGAAGATCATCGCGAAGACGGCTGGGAGTTCAGCAAAGTTGACAACAACAACGTAGAGCGCGATTACAAGGTACAACACGGCCATGACCGGTACGACGATTGCCGAGAAGTTAGCGACACGTTGTACTCCACCGAAGATGACGAGACCAGTAAGAACAACCAAGATTGCTCCACCGATGACTGCATCGACACCGAATGCGTTATCGAATGCTGCAGCGATCGTGTTCGATTGAACAGAGTTGAAGATGAGGCCAAATGTGACGGCGATGAGAACCGCAAATACGATTCCTAGTGCACGGTTATTCAAACCTTTTTCGATGTAGTACGCTGGGCCACCGCGATAAGCGACATCGTCTTTCACTTTGTATACTTGAGCCAATGTACTTTCAATCATGGCTGTGGTGCCACCGAGAAGGGCGACGATCCACATCCAGAAGACCGCTCCCGGTCCACCGAGTGTGACGGCTACCGTGACCCCTGCAAGGTTACCTGTACCGATTCGAGTCGCAGCACCGATAAAAAATGATTTCATTGGTGTGATACTCTTGCCATCTTTTGATGGTGTCACGTCCGACTTATCCGTGACCGCACGGAACATTTCTTTTAAGTACCGGAACTGCATAAATCGTGTTTTGACTGTGAAATAAATCCCGGCTCCAACGAGTACGGCGATCAATACGTACGACCATAAGATGTTGTTCAAAAAGTCGACGCTTCCTTGTAGCAAACCTTGAATCGCTTCCATGAATAAGTTCCTCCCTGTTGTGTGAATCTGAAGTTGAGATTTTTTATGATGTCTTAGTTCTGAATTATACAAAGATTCTGAAAATTATCAACAATTTTTTTATAGGTTACTTCACTGTTTTTTCACATCAATGAATCATGATTCCTTATACAAACTCATTTAAAGCGCTTACAATAATAATGTTTAGAAATATTAAATCATGATTGTTTTTGATGACCATGAAACGAATATTCAAAAAAAACAGCCACTCTTTTCGAGTAGCTGTCGTCTTAAATACCAGTACGTTTCTTCTGGTTATTTGGTTTTTTCGTCAATTGACTCGTTAATGGTTTTTGTTTCGTACCATGTAAACCTGTCGGAACCTTTGTCTGGTTCTGTTTCTTTTCTGCTAGCTTTTGTTTCATCGCCTCTTGAAAAGATAATTTTTTCTCACTCATCTTACTCACCTCCAGCTTCGATCACTTTCACACGACCGACCTGTCCATCGCTCAAACGCACTTTGATTCCGTGCGGATGACGTGGCGAGTTCGTCAATATATCCTGAACGACGCCTTTCGTCAGCTTTCCGCTTCGTTGATCTTGTTTCAAAACGATTTGGACATGGAGCCCTGGGCGAATGTCAGCACGTTTCGTTCCATCCATACCCGACACCCCTTTCCATTTAGTCAATCTCTATCATATGCTCTTTTCCCGTATTTGTCACAGTCTATCCCATATACCGATTTGTCGCATCGCATCCGTCACGTAACTTTGATCGGTCTGTAGTGTCTTCTCGGGAAGCGGATGATGGAATTGCAAGCTGACTCCTCGATGCGAAAAGATGACGTTGATGATCGTATTTCCATCGATATCATGGAGCGTCGCCGTTCCTTGAAGGGAATGGAAGGCCGAGGCGAACGCCTCTCCAAAATCGAGATACGTTGTCACAGTGGTTACAACACGTTGCTCATCCATCATCAAGTTTACTAGTTCGCGGCTCGCGCTTATGATGACGACTCGTGCTACCTCGTTCCCATTTGAAAATTCAATCGTATGCATCCTCATCTCACCTCACATTCAATAGAGGTACCCTCCTCAGAAGGTACCTCTCTATCATAAACGATATAGACGGGCTGCGAATGGTCGCAACATAAATGTCTCGGTCTCAATCGTCTCCGGATCAATTTCATTCGTCATGACGAGCGTAGCGCCCGCTATTTCTGGAATTGTCACTTCTGCCGGGTTGGCAGTCAAGTTGACGACCACGAAAAATCGATTGTTCTCAAATGAACGTTCATAGACGAAGGCTTGCTTGTGCTCTGGCAAGACGTCACGATAACGACCATACGTAAACGTCTCTTCGGCTCGGCGAAGTCGAATCATCTCCTTGTAGAATGATAGGATTGAGTGTTGATCGTGTTGCTGCGCCTCGACGTTAAGCGTCTCATACTCTTCATGAATCGGCATCCATGGTGTTTTCGTCGAGAAACCAGCATGAGGCGACGCATCCCATTGAATCGGCGTTCGCACGTTGTCACGTGAGGTCCCCCATACTTGTTGCATCGAATCGATTTCACTCATCCCGTTCGCAATCCGTTCGAAATACTCATTTTTTGTCGCGACATCATCATAGTCATGAATGGACGGGAGGGGCACGTTCTTCATCCCAATCTCTTGTCCTTGATAGATGAATGGTGTGCCGTGCATAAAGAAATACATCATCCCAAGAGCCGTGGCACTCTCACGCCAGTAATGTTGCTCATCCCCAACGAGCGAGACCGCTCGCACCATATCATGATTTTCAATGTATAGTGCGTTCCAACCGGTTTCGAGTAAACCTTGTTGCCATTTATCAAAGATTCGTTTCAACTCGACGACATCGAGCGGGGCAAGACGTGACCGTCGCATAATATCGACATGGTCAAAATGAAACGCCATATTCATCGCGCCATTTTCCGGTCCCATCCAAAGATCCGCTGCTTCCGGTTCAATCCCGTTCGTTTCACCAACGGTCATAATATCGTATTTCGAGAAAGTCTCCCGCTTCATCTCTTGAAGGTAGTCATGGATTCCATCGATATTCGAATACATCGAGAACGCCGTGACGACCGGTTTGCCGTCCGGAGATGGAAGCATCGTCCCCGTCGGCATCTTTTTAATGTGACTGATTGCATCGACACGGAATCCGTCGACGCCTTTATCGAGCCACCAATTGATCATATCGTAAACAGCCGTTCGTACTTCACGATTCTCCCAGTTCAAATCAGGTTGCTTCTTCGAGAAGACGTGTAAGTAATATTGATCAGTCTCTGTATCGTATTCCCAGGCAGAGCCGCCAAAGATACTCGCCCAGTTGCTCGGTGGTGCACCTTCTTTACCATCTCGCCAAATGTACCAATCCCGTTTCGGATTGTCTTTCGAACTTTTCGACTCTAGGAACCATGGATGTTCGTCCGACGTATGGTTGACGACGAGATCGAGCAACAGCTTCATCCCACGCGCATGTACAGCCTTTAGCAAGGCGTCGAAATCTTCCATCGTCCCGAACTCTTCCATAATATCTTGGTAATCACTAATATCGTATCCGTTGTCATCGTTCGGCGATTTATACATCGGACAAATCCAGATGACATCAATCCCAAGGTCTTCTAAGTAATCAAGCTTTTCAATGATTCCACGAAGGTCTCCAATCCCATCCCCGTTCGAATCTTTGAAACTTCGTGGATAGATTTGATAGGCAATCGCCTCTTTCCACCATACACGACTTATTTTTGTTTGTTTCGTTTGGCTGAACAACGTCTCCATACGGCACCGTGCCTCCTACAATAAGGTATGATTCACATCTACCATAGCAATAGTGCAAGCGTTTGCAAAGAATCAGTCCATAAAAAAATGCAGTTTTTACACTGCATTTTGATGATGCGCCCCCACCTGTTCACAGAAAGTCGTAATCAGCTTCGACAAATGCTTCCAATCATGGTCCATCGTCGCGACGTGATACGAGTTTGGAAGTACTGCATATTCCTTTTTACCTTGCAGCTGATCAAACAACCAGATGGAGTCAGCTGGCGGAACGACATTGTCGACAGCTGAATGAATGACATATGTCGGCACATCCACCGATCCGACGTGTGGTCTCACCTCATCGATCAATGAAAGTAATTCCCGGATTGCCCTTGTCGGAACGCGGTCATAGACGATCTCATACACATCTTCTGCCAAGATATCCGGAGCGTCCTCATCGATGAATCGACACTCGGTATCAGACGCATGACACGCATATCCAGGTACGGACAGTGCGGCATTGATTGTCACGATTGCGTCTGCTTTTCCTTCGAGAGCTGCTTTGAGTGCTAGTGTTCCACCCATTGACTGACCGACGACAACGACAGTCTGACACGACTCGCGTAACCTTTCAATTCCTTCGATCACACTCTGATACCAACATCGATATGTCGAACATCGAAAGTCTTCCGGGTCTGTCCCATGCCCTTTCAAACGTGGTGCGTAAACAGTAAACCCTTGCTTCATCAGTTCAATTCCGACATCTTGTACACTTTGAGGCGTCCCATTAAAGCCGTGACAAAGCAAAATTCCAATCTCGTTTCCTTCATAATAAAATGCGCCTGCTCCAGGAATGACTGAGTAGTTGATTACTTCCATTACTTCCTCCTTATAATTCTCACTTAACCGATATAATTAATTTGTATTAGAGAATTGTAAAAGTTATCGATGTAATCGTCAAGTTCTTCAGGCTATACTCACTTTGTCGTCAGTCAAGCATAGTGGCTATCGGCAATTCCATTTTCACTTGAATAAATTGAACGTAGAAATCTATAAATGATTAGAGTAATGACACATTGTCTGCGGTTTTTTTAGGTTTTGCCTTTTCTGAAGCGGGGATAAAAAGGAAGATGCTGAATCGTGGAGGAGAAATTATGGAACTGTATAACGGAGAACTGTATTGGCCAACAACTGAGTCAGATAACGTCGTATTGCAACAACCTGAAAAAAAGGAACGCTACGACGTGCTCGTCATTGGAGCTGGCATGTCCGGGACATTGACGGCCTATACGCTACAACAGGACGGTGTCGATTTTGCGGTTATTGATGCGCGCAAAGTCGGGACAGGAAGCACATCAGCAAATACCGGGTTAATTCAATATTCAAATGACATCATGTTACATGAACTCGCAGAAAAAATTGGAGAGGCGGCAGCGGTACGCTTTTATCAATTGTGTCTCGATGCGGTCGAATCGCTCGACCAGGTGGCAAAAGATGTCGATGCATCCGATATATATATTCGACGGGACAGTCTTTGTTTTGCGAGTGATGAGACCGATGTTGCCAAATTGAAACGTGAGTATGAGATGCTGTCAAAACACGGTTTTGACGTGGAATGGTTGGATCGTGAGGCACTACGCGAACGCTTCCCATTCGAAAAACCGGCGGCCCTCATCACGAAAGGCGATGCCGAGGTCAATCCGCTCACGCTAAGCCGTCAAATCATCCGCCATTTATCAAAACAACAAGTCCCGATTTTTGAAGAAACGTCGGTGGATGAGGTCGTGTCCGACGGTGACGGATGGGTCGTTTTCACTTCAAACGGGACATTCAAAGCAAATAAAGTCATTTTTGCGACGGGTTATGGGCCTGCCCCCCTACTCGATTCCCATCGGATCGATTTGAATCGGTCATACGCCATCGCCACGAATCCGATCGCTGAGTTCAGTGAATGGGAAGGACGTGCCCTCATTTGGGAGACGAAACGCCCGTATCTCTATTTACGTACGACTCCCGATGGTCGGATTATCGCAGGTGGACTCGACGAAGACAAAGCAGAGACGCCTCACGACGAGACGCTCATGAATGATCGGGCAGAACGGGTGAAAGAAAAAATAGCCGATCTCTTCCCGATGTATGACCTTGAAATCGATTATGCCTGGGTCGCCTTGTTCGGAGAATCAGTGGACCAACTCCCGTTCATCGGAGAGCACCCGAATCAACCGAACTTGTTTTACTTACTTGGATATGGGGGAAATGGGACGGTGTACAGCATGCTCGGCTCTCGTATTTTAAGTGCCCTCGTTCGCGGTCAGTCGCATCCCGATGCGGACCTCGTTCGTCTAGATCGAACATAATCCCCGACATCTCGGGGATTGTTACATATTGAAGGAGTGTTTTTTGGTTGAAGAAAAAAAGAAAAGCAAATTGGGTATATCAACTCCGGCGTCTCGCCGTGTTTCTCGTCCCGCTCGGCTTGGCCGTCTGGTTCTGGCCGCAGGAGTCGACACCCACCACAGAATTGAAGTCTGAACAAGCCTCTATTTCCGAGGAAATATACACGATTGAAGAACGTACACCCATTGAAGAAGACGGCGTCACTCGATATGAATATGATGTCGTGGTACATGGGGAACGGAGTACGGATGAGCTTCAATCAATCAGTCATGACGTCATCGATGACGTACAACAGTCTGATCAGTTTCAGGCCGCCTTGCTACGATTTTATGATGATGCCGCGTATATCGGGACGGAACCCCCACTCGGTGAAGCCGTATTCGCTCCGGAAGGTGATTACGCGCTTGCCGATTGGGTGAAACCCGGTCAAATAGACGACATGATATTCGGCTGGCAACTTCGGGAAAAAGAATGGACGACCAAATTGACCGACAAAGAGATACAGATTTGGAGGTCATGGCAAGACCAGTATACGGAGCAGAATCCTGATGACCCCGATGCGAAAGCGAAAGTGACGCGTGTCATTGCCACGGAATACGAACTCGACCCTAAAGTGGTGCAACAAATCGTATTGAAACAACATGTATGGGCCGCATTATGAATAACCTTAACTTTGTGTGAAATCTCTCTTTTTTGAAAAAGAGGGATTTTTTTATTTTAGGTTAGGGAACACCGATATAGTAGGTCAAATCGTGACTTACGACGGTCAGTCATACTTAAGGGAGGCAATCACATGGGGAACAAGAAAGAAGAGCAGTTAAAACAACATACGATTGATAACGAACAACAAGCTGGCTTGACGACAAATCAAGGGTTGAAGATGGCGGAAGACGAATTCTCGCTGAAAGCAGGACGCCGTGGTCCGACATTGATCGAGGATTTCCATTTCCGCGAAAAGATGACTCACTTCGACCATGAGCGGATTCCGGAGCGCATCGTCCATGCGCGTGGTGTCGGGGCTCACGGGGAGTTCCAGGTGTATGAACCGCTCGCCGAGTTCACAAAAGCGAACTTTTTGAACGACCCTTCCAAGACGACGCCCGTATTCGTCCGTTTCTCGACCGTCCAAGGTTCACGTGGGTCTGCCGATACGGTACGTGACGTTCGAGGATTTGCGACGAAGTTCTACACAGACGAAGGGAACTATGATTTAGTCGGAAACAACATTCCGGTCTTCTTTATTCAAGATGCCATCAAGTTCCCTGACCTCGTCCATGCCGTGAAACCTGAACCCCATACGGAAGTGCCGCAAGGGGGAAGCGCGCACGATACGTTCTGGGATTTCGTCGGACAAAACCATGAAACGGCTCATATGGTCATGTGGGCGATGAGTGACCGGGGCATTCCACGTAGTCTACGCATGATGGAAGGGTTCGGGGTCCATACGTTCCGTCTCGTAAATGCGGAAGGAAAGGCGCACTTCGTCAAGTTTCATTGGAAGCCAAAGCTCGGGGTGCATTCACAAGTATGGGACGAAGCCCAAAAGGCAGTCGGGAAAAACGCTGACTTCCACCGTGTCGACTTGTATGAAGCCATCAATAAAGGTGACTATCCGGAATGGGAGCTCGGTCTGCAACTCATCCCGGAAGAAGACGAGTTCAACTACGACTTCGACATCTTAGACCCGACCAAACTGTGGCCGGAAGAAGAGATTCCAGTGAAACTTGTCGGGAAAATGACACTCAATCGAAACGTCGACAACTTCTTCGCGGAAACTGAGCAAGTCGCCTTCCACCCGGGTCATCTCGTCCCAGGAATCGACTTCTCGAACGATCCGCTCTTACAAGGTCGTCTGTTCTCGTATACGGACACGCAGCTTTCACGTCTTGGCGGACCAAACTTCCACCAGATCCCAATCAACAAGCCCGTTTGTCCGTTCCACAACAACCAGCGGGACGGGATGCATCAAATGGCCGTCCATAAAGGTCAGACGAGCTATCACAAAAATGCGCTCAACAACAACCAGCCGGAACCCGTACCGGCCGACCAAGGTGGTTTCGAGCATTATCAAGAGAAGGTGGACGGGCATAAGATTCGCGGCCGTAGCGACAGCTTCCTTGATTTCTATTCACAGGCGAAGCTCTTCTACAACAGCATG encodes:
- a CDS encoding alpha/beta hydrolase, which encodes MEVINYSVIPGAGAFYYEGNEIGILLCHGFNGTPQSVQDVGIELMKQGFTVYAPRLKGHGTDPEDFRCSTYRCWYQSVIEGIERLRESCQTVVVVGQSMGGTLALKAALEGKADAIVTINAALSVPGYACHASDTECRFIDEDAPDILAEDVYEIVYDRVPTRAIRELLSLIDEVRPHVGSVDVPTYVIHSAVDNVVPPADSIWLFDQLQGKKEYAVLPNSYHVATMDHDWKHLSKLITTFCEQVGAHHQNAV
- a CDS encoding NAD(P)/FAD-dependent oxidoreductase, producing MELYNGELYWPTTESDNVVLQQPEKKERYDVLVIGAGMSGTLTAYTLQQDGVDFAVIDARKVGTGSTSANTGLIQYSNDIMLHELAEKIGEAAAVRFYQLCLDAVESLDQVAKDVDASDIYIRRDSLCFASDETDVAKLKREYEMLSKHGFDVEWLDREALRERFPFEKPAALITKGDAEVNPLTLSRQIIRHLSKQQVPIFEETSVDEVVSDGDGWVVFTSNGTFKANKVIFATGYGPAPLLDSHRIDLNRSYAIATNPIAEFSEWEGRALIWETKRPYLYLRTTPDGRIIAGGLDEDKAETPHDETLMNDRAERVKEKIADLFPMYDLEIDYAWVALFGESVDQLPFIGEHPNQPNLFYLLGYGGNGTVYSMLGSRILSALVRGQSHPDADLVRLDRT
- a CDS encoding catalase codes for the protein MGNKKEEQLKQHTIDNEQQAGLTTNQGLKMAEDEFSLKAGRRGPTLIEDFHFREKMTHFDHERIPERIVHARGVGAHGEFQVYEPLAEFTKANFLNDPSKTTPVFVRFSTVQGSRGSADTVRDVRGFATKFYTDEGNYDLVGNNIPVFFIQDAIKFPDLVHAVKPEPHTEVPQGGSAHDTFWDFVGQNHETAHMVMWAMSDRGIPRSLRMMEGFGVHTFRLVNAEGKAHFVKFHWKPKLGVHSQVWDEAQKAVGKNADFHRVDLYEAINKGDYPEWELGLQLIPEEDEFNYDFDILDPTKLWPEEEIPVKLVGKMTLNRNVDNFFAETEQVAFHPGHLVPGIDFSNDPLLQGRLFSYTDTQLSRLGGPNFHQIPINKPVCPFHNNQRDGMHQMAVHKGQTSYHKNALNNNQPEPVPADQGGFEHYQEKVDGHKIRGRSDSFLDFYSQAKLFYNSMTDVEKQHIQDACSFELGKCESDMVKENAVDLLNRIDRHLAEVVADNLGVQVPEENNEVQSDKSSPALSMANTIKKPDTKSVALLLAGDVDANQVKQWVQTLADHNVNYSLVGKKAHMLGDLKVKETYDTVDASLFDAAFLVSAATSVEDDVLEFIENTYKHYKPLALHVHHKEALATCRVKTDQPGVFTFDEHNLDGFDAFIDGIATARFWDRA